A window from Desulfobacteraceae bacterium encodes these proteins:
- a CDS encoding phenylacetate--CoA ligase — MPFIPQELPPERLQRLQLEGLKWTVAHAFNNSAAYRRKFDAAGITPADIRTLADIAHLPFTDKEDLQAEYPFPLRAVPFEEITRIHASSGTTGKRKVLCYTQRDVDVWAELFARCYELAGLTRRDRVQIAVGYGLWTAGAGFQAGCERFGAMAIPLGPANAEMHCEMLVDMQATVFCSTASMALLMAEEIQARNLGGKIRLETIILGAERHSDAMRARIKALTGVEHIFDIYGLTELYGPGTGLDCRCHSGIHYWADHFIFEIIDPATLQPVPAGAQGELVVTTLRKEASPLIRYRTHDLTRLIEGPCPCGVPFPRHDRIMGRSDDMFIYRAVNIYPSQIDHVLSRVGGTGSEFQIHLMSRESGRDRMVIKVERGQEAGPTDDAHLAERIATEIRRKVLVRSDVEIVAYGSLPRTQRKSRRVFDHRNGDDPGA, encoded by the coding sequence CTTCAACAACTCGGCGGCCTACCGCCGCAAATTCGATGCCGCCGGGATCACCCCGGCGGACATCCGCACCCTGGCCGATATTGCTCATCTGCCGTTTACCGACAAGGAGGACCTGCAGGCGGAGTACCCCTTTCCGCTGCGGGCGGTGCCCTTTGAGGAGATCACCCGCATTCACGCCTCCTCGGGCACCACCGGCAAGCGCAAGGTGCTCTGCTACACCCAGCGGGACGTGGACGTCTGGGCCGAGCTTTTCGCGCGCTGCTATGAACTGGCCGGGCTGACCCGCCGCGACCGCGTTCAGATCGCGGTTGGCTACGGGCTGTGGACCGCCGGGGCCGGCTTTCAGGCGGGCTGCGAGCGCTTCGGCGCGATGGCGATCCCGCTGGGGCCGGCCAACGCCGAGATGCACTGCGAGATGCTGGTGGACATGCAAGCGACCGTCTTCTGTTCCACCGCCTCGATGGCGCTCTTGATGGCCGAAGAAATCCAGGCGCGCAACCTCGGCGGCAAAATCCGCCTGGAAACGATCATCCTCGGGGCCGAGCGCCACAGCGACGCCATGCGCGCCCGCATCAAGGCCCTCACGGGCGTCGAACACATCTTCGACATCTACGGGCTGACCGAACTCTACGGGCCCGGCACGGGCCTGGACTGCCGCTGCCACAGCGGCATCCACTACTGGGCGGATCACTTCATCTTCGAAATCATCGACCCGGCGACCCTGCAACCTGTGCCCGCCGGCGCCCAGGGGGAACTGGTGGTCACGACCCTGCGCAAGGAGGCCAGCCCCCTGATCCGCTACCGGACCCACGACCTGACCCGCCTCATCGAGGGCCCCTGCCCCTGCGGCGTCCCCTTTCCGCGCCACGACCGGATCATGGGCCGCAGCGACGACATGTTCATCTACCGGGCGGTTAACATCTACCCCAGCCAGATCGATCACGTCCTCAGCCGGGTTGGGGGCACCGGCAGCGAGTTCCAGATCCACCTGATGAGCCGTGAAAGCGGCCGCGACCGAATGGTCATCAAGGTCGAACGCGGCCAGGAGGCCGGCCCCACCGACGATGCGCACCTGGCCGAGCGGATCGCCACCGAGATCCGGCGCAAGGTGCTGGTGCGCAGCGACGTGGAAATCGTCGCCTACGGCAGCCTGCCGCGCACCCAGCGCAAAAGCCGGCGGGTGTTCGACCACCGCAACGGCGACGATCCCGGCGCCTGA
- a CDS encoding TRAP transporter substrate-binding protein — MASRFKLIRWGILPALAAFFSLAAPAAGAAPVTLSYANFPPAPTFPCVQMERWKQEVESRTRGQVQIDTFPGGTLLDAKDMMDGVIAGQADIGCLCMAYQPGRFVVTNATSLPLGIPNARVGSRVLWELYQKYQPQEFAAVKVLTMFTTAPANIMSKKPVRSLADLKGLDLRASGGAAEILKAWGANQVGMPMSATPEALQKGVVQGLFSSLEVMKDLKFAEICKYATLTDTAIYPFAVVMNLERWNALPPEVQQVMDDLRLEQAEWTGSYMDNHVQEALTWSRDTHQVEVITLSETEKADWNRPLQPITDAWVQTNGAKDFPAAAIVGDIQALIQQHTR, encoded by the coding sequence ATGGCTTCACGCTTCAAACTCATTCGATGGGGCATCCTGCCGGCGCTCGCAGCCTTCTTCAGCCTGGCGGCGCCCGCTGCCGGCGCCGCTCCGGTCACCCTCAGCTACGCCAACTTCCCGCCGGCGCCGACCTTCCCCTGCGTCCAGATGGAGCGCTGGAAGCAGGAGGTGGAAAGCCGCACCCGGGGGCAGGTCCAGATCGACACCTTTCCCGGCGGCACCCTGCTGGACGCCAAGGACATGATGGACGGCGTGATCGCCGGGCAGGCGGATATCGGCTGTCTCTGCATGGCCTACCAGCCCGGCCGCTTCGTGGTCACCAACGCCACCAGCCTGCCGCTGGGGATCCCCAACGCCCGGGTGGGCAGCCGGGTGCTCTGGGAACTCTACCAGAAATACCAGCCCCAGGAGTTCGCTGCCGTCAAGGTGCTCACGATGTTCACCACGGCACCGGCCAACATCATGTCCAAGAAGCCGGTGCGCAGCCTGGCGGACCTCAAGGGGCTCGACCTGCGCGCTTCCGGCGGTGCAGCCGAGATTCTCAAGGCCTGGGGGGCCAACCAGGTGGGCATGCCCATGTCGGCCACGCCGGAGGCCCTGCAAAAAGGCGTGGTGCAGGGGCTGTTCTCCTCGCTGGAGGTGATGAAGGACCTCAAGTTCGCCGAAATCTGCAAGTACGCCACCCTCACCGACACCGCGATCTACCCCTTTGCTGTGGTGATGAACCTGGAGCGCTGGAACGCCCTGCCGCCGGAGGTGCAACAGGTCATGGACGACCTGCGGCTGGAGCAGGCCGAGTGGACCGGGAGCTATATGGACAACCATGTCCAGGAGGCGCTGACCTGGTCCCGCGACACTCACCAGGTGGAGGTCATCACCCTCTCGGAAACCGAGAAGGCCGATTGGAACCGCCCGCTGCAGCCGATCACCGACGCCTGGGTGCAGACCAACGGGGCCAAGGACTTTCCGGCCGCGGCGATCGTCGGCGACATCCAGGCCCTGATCCAGCAGCACACCCGCTAG